A single Candidatus Aegiribacteria sp. DNA region contains:
- a CDS encoding methyltransferase domain-containing protein: MFKQLEDINSRPESFEFYTAADLWNDNHTSQQMLAYHLNTNIDVSSRRGAFIDRSVEWIELHFSVVTGTRIADFGCGPGLYASRLAKLGASVTGIDFSAQSINHARDVAEQSGLSIEYINQNYLDFETEDRFDIILMIMCDFCALSPSQRMALLTKFHSMLSPGGSVLLDVYSLNAFKQREEATSYGVNLLNGFWSAEKYYGFLSTFKYEEVKVVLDKYTIVEAERTRTVYNWLQYFSSESLQSEFEKAGLAQHAFYSDVAGTPFDDSGSEFAIVGKK, translated from the coding sequence ATGTTCAAACAACTGGAAGATATCAATAGCCGACCAGAGTCATTTGAGTTCTACACAGCGGCAGATTTGTGGAACGACAATCATACCTCTCAGCAAATGCTCGCATACCATCTCAACACCAATATCGATGTATCATCCCGGCGAGGTGCATTCATTGATCGATCAGTCGAATGGATTGAATTGCACTTCAGCGTTGTAACTGGTACCCGAATCGCCGATTTCGGCTGCGGCCCAGGGCTCTACGCAAGCCGACTGGCAAAACTCGGCGCAAGCGTGACGGGTATTGACTTCTCGGCGCAGTCAATTAATCACGCGAGGGATGTGGCTGAGCAGTCGGGCCTATCCATCGAATACATCAATCAGAACTACCTTGATTTCGAAACGGAAGACCGTTTCGACATTATCTTGATGATCATGTGCGACTTCTGCGCACTAAGCCCTTCGCAGCGAATGGCATTGCTCACAAAGTTCCACTCAATGCTCTCGCCAGGTGGGTCTGTCCTTCTCGACGTCTATTCCCTGAATGCGTTCAAGCAACGCGAGGAAGCGACCTCATATGGAGTAAATCTGCTCAACGGTTTCTGGTCCGCGGAGAAATACTACGGATTCCTGAGCACTTTCAAGTACGAGGAAGTAAAGGTGGTATTAGACAAGTATACCATCGTGGAAGCGGAGCGAACACGAACCGTCTACAACTGGCTGCAATACTTTTCTTCCGAGTCGCTGCAGAGCGAGTTTGAGAAGGCTGGTCTCGCACAGCATGCGTTTTACAGTGACGTGGCAGGCACACCCTTTGATGATTCTGGCTCTGAGTTTGCTATTGTTGGAAAGAAATGA
- a CDS encoding HigA family addiction module antidote protein: MKKMAPLHPGEVLFEEFMLPLGISQNKLGKELAISPRRINEIVHGKRRVTADTALRLSVYFGNSPSFWLGLQIDYDLDNAIDSNGKQIKKEVHKYHAVKKMRSNA, from the coding sequence ATGAAAAAGATGGCTCCACTACATCCTGGAGAAGTTCTCTTTGAGGAGTTTATGCTTCCTCTTGGAATAAGTCAGAACAAACTTGGGAAGGAACTAGCAATATCTCCACGGCGTATTAACGAAATAGTTCACGGAAAGCGACGAGTAACTGCCGACACAGCACTTCGGCTGAGCGTGTACTTCGGAAATTCTCCAAGCTTCTGGCTCGGTCTGCAAATTGACTACGACTTGGATAACGCAATTGATTCGAACGGAAAACAGATTAAAAAAGAAGTACACAAGTACCACGCTGTAAAGAAGATGAGATCAAATGCATGA